From Mastacembelus armatus chromosome 13, fMasArm1.2, whole genome shotgun sequence, one genomic window encodes:
- the pxylp1 gene encoding 2-phosphoxylose phosphatase 1, translated as MLARNRFLLLVLVGGAALAIISLSLQFLNLIPTAPEVEERPFQAVHGGIGVALVKSRKRVFPVPHTQEPNPISEAYGYCNVPNSTEQAWEGHSPADYKLLSVQVMIRHGDRYPLYSIPKTKRPAIDCTLSPTRKPSHPLMNSFISHMGHGGRGHWESPLGSIPRLPSHSVCEMGELTQTGVVQHLHGGQLLHQAYKHRSLLPADWSPRQVWVETTGKSRTLQSGLAFLYGFLPDFDWTKLTVRHQWNTLFCGSACDCPARNKYLEEEQRRQYRLRVADAELERTYVDMARTLGLPSRQLRAANPIDSLLCHLCHGLSFPCISAGDSGTGGCLTMAQFAVIRRQQLDDEIDRRRVGLYHKYAILAMYPYLNRTAAKMERVAKSSEAGRPPRAGGEEVFTLSSAHDVTMAPLLSALGLQEARFPRFAARVVFELWKSPPVTQGQPKSRGSKGDKSKAKAGELFIRVLYNGEDVTFHTTFCRSHNRHASQPLCPLKNFLSFVRRDMFSVVNATSYQEACYRRHG; from the exons TGAACCTGATCCCCACCGCTCCTGAAGTAGAGGAGCGGCCCTTCCAGGCTGTACATGGAGGCATTGGGGTGGCTCTAGTGAAGAGCAGAAAGAGAGTGTTCCCAGTGCCTCACACCCAGGAGCCCAACCCCATATCTGAGGCCTATGGCTACTGCAACGTTCCCAACAGCACCGAGCAGGCCTGGGAAG GTCACAGTCCTGCTGATTACaagctgctgtctgtccaggtGATGATTCGTCATGGAGACCGCTACCCGCTCTACTCCATCCCCAAGACCAAACGACCTGCCATCGACTGCACCCTGTCGCCCACCAG GAAGCCTTCCCACCCTCTGATGAACTCCTTCATCAGTCACATGGGCCATGGTGGACGTGGCCACTGGGAGTCGCCACTGGGCTCTATTCCCCGTCTGCCCAGCCACAGTGTCTGTGAAATGGGAGAACTCACACAGACAG GTGTGGTGCAACACCTGCATGGTGGTCAGCTCCTCCACCAGGCTTATAAGCATCGCAGTCTTCTCCCGGCTGATTGGTCACCACGCCAGGTTTGGGTGGAGACTACAGGTAAGAGCCGCACTCTCCAGAGTGGACTGGCCTTCCTTTATGGCTTCCTCCCAGATTTTGATTGGACGAAGCTGACCGTCCGTCACCAGTGGAACACGTTGTTCTGTGGCTCAGCCTGTGACTGCCCCGCCAGGAACAAATacctggaggaggagcagaggaggcagTATCGCCTCCGAGTGGCCGATGCTGAGCTGGAGAGGACTTATGTTGACATGGCACGCACTTTGGGGCTGCCTTCCCGCCAACTCCGGGCTGCGAACCCCATAGACTCCTTGCTCTGCCACCTGTGCCACGGTCTTTCTTTCCCTTGCATTTCTGCAGGAGATAGCGGCACTGGAGGATGCCTGACTATGGCGCAGTTTGCTGTGATTCGTCGGCAGCAGCTAGACGATGAAATAGATCGGAGAAGAGTGGGGCTGTATCATAAATACGCCATCCTGGCTATGTACCCCTACCTCAACCGAACTGCTGCTAAGATGGAGCGTGTCGCCAAGAGCAGTGAGGCCGGCAGGCCGCCTCGAGCGGGGGGCGAGGAGGTCTTCACCCTCTCCTCAGCACATGATGTTACCATGGCCCCCCTGCTGAGCGCCCTGGGACTGCAGGAAGCCAGGTTCCCACGTTTTGCAGCAAGAGTAGTCTTTGAGCTGTGGAAGAGCCCCCCAGTGACACAGGGGCAGCCGAAGAGCAGGGGTAGCAAAGGTGACAAGTCTAAAGCAAAAGCTGGGGAGCTGTTCATCAGGGTGCTGTACAACGGTGAGGACGTGACATTTCACACCACCTTCTGTCGCTCCCACAACCGCCATGCCAGCCAGCCCCTCTGCCCTCTGAAGAACTTCCTGTCTTTTGTCAGGAGAGACATGTTCAGTGTTGTCAATGCTACTTCCTATCAGGAGGCCTGCTACAGACGCCACGGTTGA